A genomic region of Glycine max cultivar Williams 82 chromosome 15, Glycine_max_v4.0, whole genome shotgun sequence contains the following coding sequences:
- the LOC100806030 gene encoding 60S ribosomal protein L38: MPKQIHEIKDFLLTARRKDARSVKIKRSKDVVKFKVRCSKYLYTLCVFDSEKADKLKQSLPPGLSVQDV; this comes from the exons atg CCGAAGCAAATTCATGAGATTAAAGACTTCCTCCTCACTGCAAGGAGGAAGGATGCACGCTCTGTGAAAATCAAGCGGAGCAAGGATGTAGTGAAGTTCAAGGTCCGTTGCTCCAAGTACCTGTACACTCTGTGTGTGTTTGATTCTGAGAAGGCTGATAAGTTGAAGCAATCACTTCCTCCAG GTTTAAGCGTGCAGGATGTGTGA
- the LOC100814047 gene encoding uncharacterized protein, whose product MANLVPGVLLKLLQHMNTDVKVGGEHRSSLLQVVSIVPALAAGGELFPNQGFYLKVSDSSHATYVSLPDEHDDLILSDKIQLGQFVFVDRLEGASPVPILRGVRPVPGRHPCVGTPEDIVATHSLAFLDHCSDKNGVSSGAGDTDRSKSPRKVFGGGVGEKEKKERVRSNVGGGSGKEDVQSSKASAVFGRSKSQPQQPQPIKPALKIQVKKESLTRLKSTNSRSIPSSPSSCYSLPSSFEKFANGVRQHQAKVGAKVGVAETEKSVRGASSSVGKKIVVGNPIRNLVQGIELGTKALRKSWEGSMEVKTKESSKTRVASKFDPKPEASIPRRRSISNEKLLSKEESRIQAPTKPSKEQHKIQTPTKKANANGTVEEPEKSSKQRTSIGKKSAEVSNSGLPGNLVKVAVSNRKVTDGSVQWASLPSSISKIGREVMKHRDAAQMAATEAMQEAAAAESLLQCLRTYSELTNSAKEHNLQPAVEQFLTLHASLNSTRTIAESLSKPIPDGSSPDYERSTVEEALKVKSDRQKQSASWVQAALATNLSSFAVFTRESQSSKPPTSSNSQNQKTVVGSQHMLVLHNSSEDASSKVHAKTRLTAYSKHASLGTLRKPGDALLNGQKQLVQPPPEWVRGNGLNEVVNLAEMLQLQSRDWFLGFVERFLDSDGDTTLSDNDQIAGMLTQLKSVNDWLDEIGSSKDEGESCEISAETIDRLRKKIYEYLLTHVESAAAALSGGSQSSPQVQTIQSKAKR is encoded by the exons ATGGCGAATCTGGTACCGGGGGTGCTTCTGAAGCTTCTGCAGCACATGAACACGGATGTGAAGGTTGGTGGTGAGCACAGGTCTTCGCTTTTGCAAGTTGTGAGCATTGTTCCGGCACTTGCAGCAGGGGGTGAGCTTTTCCCAAATCAAGGTTTTTATCTCAAAGTCTCTGATTCCTCTCATGCTACCTACGTGTCTCTCCCTGATGAGCATGATGATCTCATTCTCAGTGATAAGATTCAGTTGGGTCAGTTTGTGTTTGTTGATCGTTTGGAGGGCGCTTCTCCTGTCCCCATTCTCAGAGGGGTTAGGCCTGTTCCTGGGAGACACCCTTGTGTTGGAACCCCTGAGGATATTGTTGCAACTCATTCCCTTGCTTTCCTTGATCATTGTAGTGACAAGAATGGGGTTTCTTCTGGTGCCGGTGACACGGATAGATCGAAGTCTCCGAGGAAGGTGTTTGGTGGTGGGGTTggggagaaggagaagaaggagagagTGAGATCAAATGTTGGTGGTGGGAGTGGTAAAGAGGATGTGCAATCCAGCAAAGCAAGTGCTGTTTTCGGTAGGAGCAAATCTCAGCCTCAGCAACCTCAGCCTATCAAGCCTGCACTCAAGATTCAGGTGAAGAAGGAATCATTGACTAGATTGAAGTCTACCAATTCGCGGTCCATTCCTTCGTCACCGAGTAGTTGCTACTCGTTGCCTAGTTCTTTTGAGAAATTTGCCAATGGGGTCAGGCAGCATCAGGCAAAGGTTGGGGCTAAGGTGGGAGTGGCGGAGACGGAAAAGTCTGTTCGAGGGGCTAGTAGTTCGGTTGGGAAGAAAATTGTGGTGGGAAATCCGATTAGAAATTTGGTGCAGGGAATTGAGCTGGGGACTAAGGCTTTAAGGAAGAGCTGGGAAGGGAGTATGGAGGTCAAGACTAAAGAGTCTTCCAAAACCAGGGTTGCATCCAAGTTTGATCCTAAGCCTGAAGCAAGT ATTCCTAGAAGGAGAAGCATTTCAAATGAAAAGTTGCTATCTAAAGAGGAGAGCAGGATCCAAGCACCAACAAAGCCCTCTAAGGAACAACATAAGATTCAAACGCCTACAAAGAAGGCTAATGCTAATGGAACTGTAGAGGAACCAGAAAAGTCGAGTAAGCAAAGAACTTCCATCGGAAAGAAATCAGCAGAAGTTTCTAACAGTGGACTCCCTGGAAACTTGGTCAAAGTTGCTGTAAGTAATAGAAAAGTGACAGATGGAAGTGTTCAATGGGCATCACTCCCATCATCTATTTCAAAGATTGGAAGG GAAGTAATGAAACACAGGGATGCGGCACAGATGGCAGCAACTGAGGCTATGCAAGAGGCTGCTGCTGCAGAGAGTTTACTGCAATGTCTAAG AACATACTCGGAGCTAACTAATTCTGCTAAGGAACATAACCTACAGCCAGCAGTAGAGCAGTTTTTAACTCTTCATGCTAGCCTGAATAGTACCCGAACAATTGCTGAATCCTTGTCAAAACCCATTCCAGATGGTTCATCTCCAGATTATGAAAGGAGCACAGTGGAAGAAGCGCTAAAAGTAAAATCAGATCGACAAAAACAATCGGCTTCCTGGGTCCAGGCAGCCTTGGCCACCAATTTGTCATCATTTGCTGTTTTTACTAGAGAATCTCAATCATCCAAGCCTCCAACTTCAAGCAATTCTCAAAATCAGAAGACTGTTGTGGGAAGTCAACACATGTTAGTCCTACACAATTCCAGTGAAGATGCTTCATCAAAAGTTCATGCAAAAACTCGTCTGACAGCTTATTCCAAGCATGCCTCACTAGGAACTCTTCGCAAACCAGGTGATGCGTTATTAAATGGGCAGAAGCAGCTAGTGCAACCTCCCCCAGAATGGGTTAGAGGAAATGGTCTGAATGAGGTAGTTAATTTGGCTGAAATGTTACAGTTACAGTCCCGAGACTGGTTTTTGGGATTTGTTGAGAGGTTCTTGGACAGTGATGGGGACACTACCTTGTCTGATAATGACCAAATAGCAGGAATGCTCACTCAACTAAAGAGTGTTAATGATTGGTTAGATGAGATAGGATCGAGCAAGGATGAGGGAGAATCATGCGAGATATCAGCAGAGACAATTGACCGGTTGAGGAAGAAGATATATGAATATCTTCTTACACATGTTGAATCTGCTGCTGCTGCACTCAGTGGTGGATCACAATCGTCACCTCAGGTCCAAACAATACAAAGTAAAGCCAAAAGGTGA